From Pelagibacterium flavum:
ATCCCAGCCCGGCAAAGGCGATATGTGGGCCTGCTGCCCGTTCCACGGTGAAAAGAGCCCCAGCTTTCATGCCGACGACCGGCGGGGGCGCTACCACTGTTTCGGATGTGGGGCGAGCGGAGACCATTTCCGCTTTCTGACCGACAAGACAGGAATGAGCTTTCCCGAAGCGGTGGAGCTGCTGGCGGGGCGAGCAGGTGTGCCAATGCCCGCGCGGGATGAAAAGGCGGAAAAACGCGCTGAGGCAAGACGGTCGCTCTACGACGTCATGGATCTGGCGACGGCGTATTTCGTAGAAGCGCTGGCTCACAATGTGGGCGCGCGGGCCCGGGGCTATCTGCTTGAGCGTGGTGTGTCGGGCGCCATGCAGCAGCGGTTCAAGATCGGATTTGCGCCCGATAGCCGCAACGGACTGAAGGAGTTTCTGGCGGCCAACGGTGTTTCGGCCAAGGAAATGATCGATACGGGGCTGGTCGTCCATGGCGACGAGATTCCCGTGCCCTATGACCGGTTTCGCAACCGACTGATGTTTCCCATTACAGACTTCCGCGGGCGGGTGATCGCCTTCGGCGGCCGGGCGCTGAGCGCCGATGTCGCGGCCAAATATCTCAATTCCCCGGAAACCGAGCTCTTTCACAAGCGCCAGACGCTCTACAACGGGCAAGCGGCGCGGCAGGCAGGATATGACGGCAAGCCGCTGATCGTTGTCGAAGGTTATCTAGATGTTATCGCCGCGGTGGCCGCTGGCTTTGAAGGCGCGGTGGCGCCGCTCGGGACGGCGCTGACCGAAGATCATCTCAATCTTCTCTGGCGCATGACCGATATCCCGGTTTTGTGTTTCGATGGCGACAGCGCCGGGATGCGGGCCGCCGAGCGCTCTGTCGATATAGCGCTACCCATGCTCAAACCGGGCAAGAGCGTTTCGATCGTCACGCTGCCCGGCGGGCTCGATCCGGACGACCTCATCAAACAGCAGGGGCGGCAGGCCTTTGCCGAGCTGATCGCAGGTGGTCGGTCGCTGGCAGATGCGGTTTGGGCCATGGAGACGGCGGGGGGCATTCCCGAAGCGCCCGAGCAGCGCGCGGCGCTGGAGGCGCGGCTGCGTGAACGCGCTGCGCGGATCGCCGATGTTTCAGTGCGGCGCCATTACAGTCAGGCGTTCGACGAAAAAATCTCGTCGCTGTTTATCTCGACGCGGGGGCAGTACCGGCGCGAGGGGCGAAATAATGGATATGATCAACGGCGCACCGGACAGCGCGGTAACCCCAAGATGCTGGTTTCCGATACCTTGCGCAATTCGCGGCTGTTGAAAGGCGCTGCGACGCCGGGCGTCATTCCGCGGGAAGCCGTGATTTTGATGAGTCTCGTCAATCACCCAGAACTGGCGCAGGCCCGGCTGGAAGCGTTGGCGGAAATCGAATTCCAGTCATTGCCGGCGCGACAGGTGTTGGCGGCATTTCTCGATCTTGTGACCGTCCATCCCGATCTTGGACCCAACGGGATCGTCGAAGCGCTGATCGCGCGTGGGCACGGGCCCGTGCTGGACCAAATGCGCAGCCAATTGGCGCGGCAAGGGATATGGCAGGCCGATGCGGATACCGCGCAGTCGGACGCAGAAACAGGATTAAAGCACTCGCTGGCCTTGCATTACAAATCCGTTCAACTAAATAGGGAACTCAAAGCAGCCGAACTGGCGCTAGGCGAAGACCTGAGCGAAAACGCATTCGAGCGGCTGCGTGACATCCAGAATCAGATTTCCAGTGTCGACGGTACTGAGGCATTGATCGAGGGATTTGGTTCGCTATCCGGGCGTGCGACGCGGAGTCTTTGAAAAAAGATGATTCGTGTCTGTGCGCTTTTGCGTGTATGGAGCGCTCCTACAGCAAATGGATTCGAACCAGAATCAGGGTTGTTTCGCATCAAAGAAGCGATTTGTTAACCCTGTGATGTCTTTCAATCCCAGTTCATGTGCGATCATCGGGTGATGACACCAGTGCCGCAAACCATGGTGCGGCTCAGGAGAGCGAACTATATGGCCACCAAGGCAGCCAACCAGACCAAGACCGAGACCGACAGCAAGCCGGAATCGCAGACCGAAGCACCC
This genomic window contains:
- the dnaG gene encoding DNA primase, coding for MRFSDHFLDEIRNRLPITQVVGEHVVWDKRKSQPGKGDMWACCPFHGEKSPSFHADDRRGRYHCFGCGASGDHFRFLTDKTGMSFPEAVELLAGRAGVPMPARDEKAEKRAEARRSLYDVMDLATAYFVEALAHNVGARARGYLLERGVSGAMQQRFKIGFAPDSRNGLKEFLAANGVSAKEMIDTGLVVHGDEIPVPYDRFRNRLMFPITDFRGRVIAFGGRALSADVAAKYLNSPETELFHKRQTLYNGQAARQAGYDGKPLIVVEGYLDVIAAVAAGFEGAVAPLGTALTEDHLNLLWRMTDIPVLCFDGDSAGMRAAERSVDIALPMLKPGKSVSIVTLPGGLDPDDLIKQQGRQAFAELIAGGRSLADAVWAMETAGGIPEAPEQRAALEARLRERAARIADVSVRRHYSQAFDEKISSLFISTRGQYRREGRNNGYDQRRTGQRGNPKMLVSDTLRNSRLLKGAATPGVIPREAVILMSLVNHPELAQARLEALAEIEFQSLPARQVLAAFLDLVTVHPDLGPNGIVEALIARGHGPVLDQMRSQLARQGIWQADADTAQSDAETGLKHSLALHYKSVQLNRELKAAELALGEDLSENAFERLRDIQNQISSVDGTEALIEGFGSLSGRATRSL